The following nucleotide sequence is from Mesorhizobium sp. J8.
CGGCCCACCGCGTGCAGCTCCTGCTGTCCGACGCCAACGGCCGCGAGTTCCTGTCGCCACTGCGCCCATGGGGTGAGATCGCGGGCAACGAGAAATCCTGGCGCCCGCCGACGGAGGGGCAGCAGATGATGCTGGTCGCGCCGCATGGCGACATGCGCCAGGCCGTCGCGCTGCCGCTGACCTATTCGGACCAGAACGCCGCGCCGTCATCGGATCCTGGCACGCGGATCCTGTCGAAGTTCGGCGGCGCGTCCATGCTGTTCGACGGCGGCGGCGACCGGGCCGAACTGTCGGCATCGCGCATCGACCTCGGCGCAGCCGAGGGGAAGAAGGTCGCCCGCGTCGGCGACAAGGTCCACGTCATGTCGGGCTCCTCGACCGGCTTCTGGCCGATCGTCGAGGGGTCCTCGAAAGTCTATGCGGCCGACTAGTGGTGAAAGCCTAGCGAAGTGGCCGGAAACGACCAACTTCGGTCGCGAGACAGCTAGCAAATGCAGCCTGCAAGCAGCCTTGATGGAAGCCGGATGGCGCCGTCGTAACTAGCGACGGCGCCCCCCTAATCTCAGGGCTGAGCCTTCACCGGCAGGCGAAAGGGAGCGCCTAGCCGGTTGAATGCGTTCATCGCTGCAATGGTGATGGTGAGATCCACTAGATCTTTAGGCTCGAAAGCAGCCGAAACAGCAGCATAAGCTTGGTCGGAAGCATGAGTCTCACTGACAAGCGTCACCTCCTCGGCCCAGGCCAGCGCCGCGCGGTACTGATCGGAAAAAAGGTGCGGTACCTCGGCCCACACTGGGACCAGAGTGACCTTGTCGGCCGCCATGGTTTTGAGCAAATCTCGGGTGTGGATGTCGATACAATGCGCGCAGCCGTTGATCTGCGACACGCGCAGGAACACGAGATGGACCAGTTCCTCGGGCAGATTGGTGTTGTGCGTGACATAGTGATGGACGCCGAATAGCGCCTTCGCTCCAACCGGTGCTACTTCGTACCAATTTAGGCGCGTGTTATGATTCATGATGATCTCCTTTAGCCGCGCTCGTGTATGCGCTGCCCACTCTGACGAGGCAGCGGTCGATGGCGTGACATCAAGAACTTCTTTTTTGGCGGGCGCGATGTCACATTTGCGCTGACTGGCTCGTCTCCTACCTCGGGCTTTGATTAAGCAAGAGGAACAAGGCTGGACGAAAGCAACGGGCCGATGTGGCCTGTGATTTCCTCGGCGAGAGTAGGAAGAGCGAAGCGAGCGTTGTGTATGCGGCTTTCAGACCAAAGGACTGCGGATTTCACTTCGGAGCGCGAGCGGCTGGTGCGCCTGAGCTATCGGATGCTGGGGTCAGTCAGCGAGGCGGAGGATGTTGTGCAGGATGCTTGGTTGCGCTGGGCAGGCACCGAGGACGAAATCGGCGCTCCCGCCGCCTACCTCACTCGTATCGTCACCCGACTATGTCTTGATCGCATGAAGTCAGCACGGGCGCGTCGCGAGACCTATGTCGGCCCTTGGCTGCCGGAGCCATTGGTCGAGACTGCAGATGCGTACGAAACCATTGCCGACGATGTAACTGTGACGCTGATGGTAGCACTGGAGCGACTGTCGCCCCTCGAGCGGGCAGCGTTCCTGCTCCACGAAGTGTTCGACGTAGCGCTAACCGAGGTGGCGGTCGTGCTTGATCGTGAACCTGCCGCAGTTCGGCAGCTTGCTTCTCGCGCACGCAAGAATGTTCAGACCGCACGGCAACGGTACAGCGTCGGCGCGGCGGAGGCCGAGCGAATCGCCCGCGCCTTTTTTGCTGCGTCGCGCGACGGCGATGTCGCCGCGCTTTCAGCCCTGCTCGCGCGCGATGTAGAGATCCATAGCGATGGCGGTGGCAAGGTGCTGGCCTTCCGCAATGTTGTTCGCGGCGTTGAGCGTGCACTGCGCCTCTTCGTTTCTGCTCACCGCAAGGCTTTGACCCCGCCCACTTTCTTGCGAACTGCGATCATTGACGGCCTGTCGGGTTATGTCAGCCTCGACCCGAGCGGTGCGCTGCAGACAACAGCGCTGGGCATCCGCGAGAGCAAGATCTTCGCTATCTATATCGTCAAAAATCCAGACAAGCTGACGCACATTAGGGTCTAGTAGGCCTCCAGCGCGGTCGAAGCACCGAAGCGTCCGCCTTAACGTTTTCGCGGCTGAAACAGACGGGCGGCTTTCCACCCAGAACTACTCTGCGCTTCGGTACCAAGCGTTAAGCGTTCACCACTAGGAGGGCTTTCATGCAGCTCATCGTAACGCACCGCGCGCCGCATCTCGGCGCGGCGGGAACCTCGATCGACTTGACACTGTCGCAGGCGGTCTATGAGCGCCTTCGCGGCCATGTTGTCGAACCGGCCGCGCCGCCGCATTCGCCGAAGGCTGGGGCCAGCAAACCCCGTGAGCCGAAGGTGCCAAAGGAAAGGCCTGCCCTTCGTAGCCCGAAGGGCGCAGAAGGGTGACGCAATTCGGCATGGATCGCTTGACGGGTCTCCGCCAGAGCGGCTGGGACAATGTCATCCAGGCGATCGAGATCCTGCTG
It contains:
- a CDS encoding phage baseplate assembly protein V; the protein is MTMDAELVKVILGLQADIAALKRMVAGNLRFGTVKKVDHAAHRVQLLLSDANGREFLSPLRPWGEIAGNEKSWRPPTEGQQMMLVAPHGDMRQAVALPLTYSDQNAAPSSDPGTRILSKFGGASMLFDGGGDRAELSASRIDLGAAEGKKVARVGDKVHVMSGSSTGFWPIVEGSSKVYAAD
- a CDS encoding carboxymuconolactone decarboxylase family protein, with the protein product MNHNTRLNWYEVAPVGAKALFGVHHYVTHNTNLPEELVHLVFLRVSQINGCAHCIDIHTRDLLKTMAADKVTLVPVWAEVPHLFSDQYRAALAWAEEVTLVSETHASDQAYAAVSAAFEPKDLVDLTITIAAMNAFNRLGAPFRLPVKAQP
- a CDS encoding sigma-70 family RNA polymerase sigma factor, whose product is MRLSDQRTADFTSERERLVRLSYRMLGSVSEAEDVVQDAWLRWAGTEDEIGAPAAYLTRIVTRLCLDRMKSARARRETYVGPWLPEPLVETADAYETIADDVTVTLMVALERLSPLERAAFLLHEVFDVALTEVAVVLDREPAAVRQLASRARKNVQTARQRYSVGAAEAERIARAFFAASRDGDVAALSALLARDVEIHSDGGGKVLAFRNVVRGVERALRLFVSAHRKALTPPTFLRTAIIDGLSGYVSLDPSGALQTTALGIRESKIFAIYIVKNPDKLTHIRV